In Labilithrix sp., a single genomic region encodes these proteins:
- a CDS encoding tetraacyldisaccharide 4'-kinase encodes MTRARRAAAWLAEKSKRAGPVSRSIAEVVGPLLARGLVRPAVVPPHVRLVCVGGATFGGSGKSRIAMACARALEGSILVGHGYCARDRTARFVDPRESVAAAGDEALVAARAGLRVVIAESRQRAIDFASRHTDTLVLDGPLAITSPPPRRLSILALDADAPWGDGRQAPAGDLRAPRDVLLALADEVIHVPRSIDLAALPPRPFGLFTALARPERLIRALEPDVVVSAPDHGPADARAISRDVAWVATPKCALHLEELGVAAHVLRDDFKLTPTWAALTVPRPHE; translated from the coding sequence GTGACGCGCGCACGAAGAGCTGCGGCCTGGCTCGCGGAGAAGAGCAAGCGCGCAGGCCCGGTGTCGCGATCGATCGCGGAGGTGGTGGGCCCCCTCCTCGCGCGGGGGCTCGTGCGGCCGGCGGTCGTGCCGCCGCATGTCAGGCTCGTGTGCGTCGGGGGCGCGACGTTCGGCGGCTCCGGGAAGTCGCGGATCGCGATGGCGTGCGCGCGCGCGCTCGAAGGGAGCATCCTCGTCGGGCACGGCTACTGCGCGCGCGATCGCACCGCGCGGTTCGTCGATCCGCGCGAGAGCGTCGCGGCGGCGGGCGACGAGGCGCTCGTCGCCGCGCGCGCGGGCCTCCGCGTCGTGATCGCGGAGAGCCGCCAGCGCGCGATCGACTTCGCGTCGCGTCACACCGACACCCTCGTCCTCGACGGCCCGCTCGCGATCACGAGCCCGCCGCCGCGCCGGCTCTCGATCCTCGCGCTCGACGCGGACGCGCCGTGGGGCGACGGCCGGCAAGCTCCGGCGGGCGATCTCCGCGCGCCGCGTGACGTCCTGCTCGCGCTCGCGGACGAGGTGATCCACGTCCCGCGATCGATCGACCTCGCCGCGCTGCCGCCGCGGCCGTTCGGGCTCTTCACCGCGCTCGCGCGCCCCGAGAGGCTCATCCGTGCGCTCGAGCCCGATGTGGTCGTGTCGGCGCCGGACCACGGTCCGGCCGACGCGCGCGCGATTTCGCGGGACGTCGCGTGGGTCGCGACCCCGAAATGTGCCCTTCATCTGGAGGAGCTCGGCGTCGCCGCGCACGTCTTGCGTGATGATTTCAAGCTCACACCTACATGGGCTGCCTTGACCGTGCCGAGGCCCCACGAATAG